The following proteins come from a genomic window of Nostoc sp. ATCC 53789:
- a CDS encoding O-antigen ligase family protein: MRKFLISAEQIFTFTSLMLYSGTPLDGFLTDGFTVKEGDRITFRLLYTLTYIVSLSLIALRWKKVTYAFSKDKFIWLLIGVSALSIFWSLDPDITVRRVIGLSGTTIFGLYLASRYTLKQQLKLCAYMLAVSIVMCLLFVIFLPQIGIDPAFNSWRGIFPTKNVLGKRFVLSAAIFLFLAITGKENRWVLWLGYITSGVLILLSQSATSLLNFIIITVAFIVYCRILHLEYKVFIPFLTFISTLSIAFYYWFISQGDSILGLVGKDATLTGRAELWPVVLEMIGKKPWLGYGYGVFWEQSSESSIVLQTVQWDAPNAHNGFLDLWLSLGLLGFLVFIIGFVINLFKAIYLIRRNQTSESIWLLVYLTFMILSNLTESTLLVQNSMEWVLYVAAILSSQLYYARESLKLESI; encoded by the coding sequence ATGAGGAAATTTTTAATTTCTGCTGAACAAATATTTACATTTACTTCCTTGATGCTATATTCAGGAACCCCGCTAGATGGTTTTTTGACTGATGGCTTTACTGTAAAAGAAGGAGATAGAATTACATTTCGATTACTTTATACTCTTACATATATAGTCAGCCTTTCATTGATTGCTCTACGTTGGAAGAAAGTTACTTATGCTTTTAGCAAAGATAAGTTTATTTGGTTGCTGATTGGAGTTTCTGCACTTTCTATTTTTTGGTCCTTAGATCCAGACATTACCGTGCGTCGCGTCATTGGTCTGTCAGGAACAACTATCTTTGGACTTTATTTAGCTTCACGCTACACCTTAAAACAGCAGCTAAAGCTATGTGCATATATGCTTGCCGTCTCAATAGTAATGTGTTTATTATTTGTTATATTTTTACCACAAATTGGAATCGATCCTGCATTTAATAGTTGGAGAGGAATATTCCCAACCAAAAATGTTCTGGGCAAGAGATTTGTACTTAGTGCGGCAATATTTTTATTCCTTGCCATTACTGGTAAAGAAAATCGTTGGGTTTTATGGCTTGGCTATATTACTTCTGGAGTACTTATATTATTATCCCAATCAGCAACATCACTATTAAATTTTATAATCATCACAGTAGCTTTTATTGTGTATTGTCGAATTTTACATTTAGAATACAAAGTATTTATACCTTTTCTGACGTTTATATCAACATTGAGTATAGCTTTTTATTACTGGTTCATCTCACAAGGTGATTCGATTTTAGGCTTAGTAGGTAAAGACGCAACACTCACCGGACGCGCAGAATTATGGCCTGTTGTATTGGAGATGATTGGAAAAAAACCATGGTTAGGATATGGCTATGGAGTATTCTGGGAGCAGAGTAGTGAATCTTCTATTGTTTTACAAACGGTACAATGGGACGCTCCTAATGCTCATAATGGGTTTCTGGATCTTTGGCTATCATTGGGTCTATTAGGATTCTTGGTTTTTATAATTGGGTTCGTTATTAATTTATTTAAAGCGATATATTTAATCCGGCGGAATCAAACATCCGAAAGTATATGGCTCTTAGTTTATCTTACATTTATGATTCTTTCAAATCTAACTGAAAGTACATTGCTAGTTCAAAATAGTATGGAATGGGTACTTTATGTAGCAGCGATATTGTCAAGTCAACTTTACTACGCACGCGAATCTCTAAAACTAGAATCAATATAG
- a CDS encoding glycosyltransferase family 4 protein, with product MIKVALLHFGFEDYTIELANSLAKYVDLTVIHPKKLSDVCGDAFDPSIRVISFNKPRIRDPRNVLSMNAMMRIIKDIQPDVLHVQETNDPWYDWTLLLNRMPPLVTTIHDVFRHPGDKVAVFGSEYTRRIAFYRSQQLIVHTDQLKKILIEKFNLPEGRVNVIPHGELGSLYKRRGDRNNQPRDPNTLLFFGRIWPYKGLKYLLEAMPLIAERVPQVKLIIAGKGENINQYFPNGYDENRYEIINRLISLEEVGNLFQRSTLTVLPYIEASQSGVAALSYGMGTLVVASDIGGLSEIVQHKKDGLLVPPRDAQALSDAIVCLLSDRDLQQKMQTAALARCQQDLNWSNIAVQTVEVYQKTMKIIH from the coding sequence ATGATTAAAGTTGCCCTATTACATTTTGGCTTTGAAGACTACACCATTGAATTAGCAAATAGTCTGGCTAAATATGTTGATTTAACGGTAATTCACCCGAAAAAACTCTCAGATGTATGCGGTGATGCGTTTGATCCCAGTATCCGTGTCATTAGCTTTAACAAACCACGGATTCGCGACCCGCGTAATGTGTTGTCTATGAACGCTATGATGCGTATTATCAAAGACATACAGCCAGATGTTTTACATGTGCAAGAAACTAACGATCCTTGGTATGATTGGACGTTGTTACTCAACAGGATGCCACCACTAGTAACAACCATCCACGATGTATTCCGTCACCCAGGAGATAAGGTGGCTGTATTTGGTTCAGAGTATACTCGGCGTATTGCCTTCTATCGTTCCCAACAATTGATTGTCCATACTGATCAACTAAAAAAGATTCTAATTGAAAAATTTAATTTACCTGAAGGGCGAGTCAATGTCATACCACATGGTGAACTTGGCAGTCTGTATAAGCGCCGGGGCGATCGCAATAATCAGCCTCGCGATCCAAATACATTGCTATTTTTTGGACGCATCTGGCCCTATAAAGGATTGAAATATTTGCTTGAGGCTATGCCCTTAATTGCTGAACGTGTACCTCAAGTCAAGCTGATTATTGCTGGAAAAGGAGAAAATATCAACCAGTATTTCCCTAATGGTTATGATGAGAACCGCTACGAGATTATCAATAGACTAATCTCTCTTGAAGAAGTAGGTAATCTATTTCAACGTAGCACACTAACAGTTCTACCATACATTGAAGCGTCTCAAAGTGGTGTAGCAGCTTTATCTTATGGAATGGGAACGCTGGTTGTAGCTTCTGATATAGGGGGATTGAGTGAGATAGTTCAGCATAAAAAGGATGGGTTATTAGTTCCACCACGTGATGCTCAAGCCCTATCTGATGCCATCGTTTGTTTGTTAAGCGATCGCGACTTACAACAAAAAATGCAAACTGCGGCACTAGCTCGTTGCCAGCAAGATTTAAATTGGTCAAATATTGCTGTTCAAACCGTGGAAGTTTATCAAAAAACCATGAAAATTATACATTAG
- a CDS encoding oligosaccharide flippase family protein, with product MAEKYKFISNSLSMIVNRLAQSITAFVLTAAIARTLGAEALGQYLLAYSYYFIFVGIASQGLKTLFTRELAREPEKTPVYLMSGTWLQLIFSFFSYGALVIVVFLLPYSSTTSTLCYIMGLTIIPFALSNITEAVFQAQEKMHLIAIATVPVYVIRLIIMIWAMQLKYGIGYLGAILFLSETLILIIEWIFIRRLVKIQWQIDGNFVINTIKSARTFFAIEAIAVVTGRIQILILSLLGNEFLVGLFGGIAQLLQPFSIIANSMILAMFPRFSKAVDQGRGKQKQTAETIIQILLIMALPLFLGLLFFSKDLLIFVYDSSFAQANLALRLSAISLVFLPFIRSLSYLLVANGFEIVNLREVVITTIFGSLGGVVLVSRYQLLGAALMVLLMTILGFSQYIYFTYTRLFSLNLWRIMRRPLIISVLMLPIFILLQKINLDFVFTLLIATCTYGLFVIYLGIRAFGGFRFLWMKLLREH from the coding sequence ATGGCAGAAAAGTACAAATTTATAAGTAATTCCTTATCAATGATAGTCAATCGGTTAGCACAAAGCATTACGGCCTTTGTATTAACCGCTGCTATTGCTCGAACTTTAGGAGCTGAGGCTTTAGGGCAGTATCTACTAGCCTATAGCTACTATTTTATCTTTGTGGGCATTGCTTCACAAGGGCTAAAGACATTGTTCACTAGAGAACTAGCACGTGAGCCAGAAAAAACACCAGTTTACTTAATGAGTGGTACCTGGTTGCAGTTAATATTTAGTTTCTTCAGTTATGGGGCATTAGTGATTGTAGTCTTTTTACTTCCCTATAGTTCCACAACCTCTACTCTTTGCTACATAATGGGTTTAACGATCATTCCCTTTGCACTTTCCAACATAACGGAGGCAGTTTTTCAAGCTCAAGAGAAGATGCATCTTATTGCCATAGCTACAGTTCCAGTGTATGTAATACGCCTAATAATAATGATTTGGGCGATGCAACTAAAATACGGAATTGGATATTTGGGAGCGATCCTATTTTTGTCAGAAACACTAATTCTAATAATTGAATGGATTTTTATTAGACGATTAGTTAAAATCCAATGGCAGATTGATGGAAACTTTGTAATTAATACAATCAAAAGTGCGCGTACATTTTTTGCTATTGAAGCAATAGCTGTAGTCACTGGACGAATTCAAATTTTGATTCTTTCATTGTTAGGAAATGAGTTTTTAGTAGGTCTATTTGGTGGAATAGCACAATTACTACAACCCTTTTCGATTATTGCTAACAGTATGATTTTAGCAATGTTTCCAAGATTTTCAAAGGCAGTAGACCAAGGAAGGGGAAAACAGAAGCAGACAGCAGAAACTATTATTCAAATCCTACTAATTATGGCATTGCCCTTATTTTTGGGATTGTTATTTTTTAGCAAAGATTTACTAATTTTTGTCTATGATTCTAGCTTTGCTCAAGCAAATCTAGCCCTTCGCCTAAGTGCTATATCACTGGTTTTTTTGCCCTTCATCCGCTCACTTTCATATCTACTGGTAGCCAATGGTTTTGAGATAGTTAACCTACGTGAAGTGGTCATTACTACTATATTCGGAAGCTTGGGAGGTGTGGTATTAGTTTCCCGATATCAGTTACTAGGTGCAGCTTTAATGGTATTGTTAATGACTATTCTGGGTTTTAGCCAGTATATTTATTTCACCTATACTCGCTTATTTTCATTAAACTTATGGCGAATTATGCGCCGACCATTGATAATAAGTGTTTTAATGTTACCCATATTTATATTATTGCAAAAAATTAACTTAGACTTTGTATTCACTTTACTTATTGCAACTTGTACCTATGGTTTATTTGTGATTTATTTAGGTATTCGTGCGTTTGGTGGGTTTCGTTTTTTATGGATGAAACTTTTAAGAGAACATTAA
- a CDS encoding sugar transferase — MSNQSITTNKFSEVPLDLRASASVRVRKGSWWLRLITLFLVDYTLLSLAWIFAGYKSFYGNFSWDLPSHYLPILITIGIQIGSLAIEGIYREGQKRYDYLNIIKSLSFAHGLIIFACFLYQPVVDITRPKLILLSWLLSILFICTGRYGVNITLEYLRKQKKIVRSSVFIICDPQDHEQIASFIKKEKHYIVSGTAHANSLDRYQRQKTLNQLNELGVTEVFISWDALKNRMFLCWLFQASGIQVHILPMELKPIYKNIEFNKIGGMPCLSLDCPIITGKDFWIKRTCDFCFATLFVMLSFPIYIAIAIAIKLDSPGTVFYRQTRIGLHGQQFKVWKFRTMRSDAEKLQKELEALNETKDGIIFKIKDDPRITRVGKFLRRYSLDELPQLFNVIFGEMSIVGPRPLPTRDVDKFSEHHFIRHEVLPGITGLWQVSGRSDIVDFEQVINLDLNYIENWSLGLDFEILLKTVMVVLKKEGAY; from the coding sequence ATGAGTAATCAAAGCATTACAACAAATAAATTCAGTGAAGTACCTTTGGATTTACGTGCATCTGCATCTGTAAGGGTACGCAAAGGTTCATGGTGGTTGAGATTAATAACATTGTTTCTGGTAGACTATACCCTTTTATCCTTAGCTTGGATTTTTGCTGGATACAAATCTTTTTATGGTAATTTTTCTTGGGATCTACCTAGTCATTACTTACCGATTTTAATAACTATTGGTATTCAAATAGGATCGCTAGCTATAGAAGGTATTTATAGGGAAGGTCAAAAACGCTATGACTACTTGAACATTATTAAATCGCTAAGTTTTGCTCATGGACTAATAATATTTGCTTGTTTTTTGTATCAACCGGTTGTTGATATTACACGCCCAAAATTAATATTGTTATCTTGGCTTCTAAGTATATTATTTATTTGTACTGGAAGATATGGTGTAAATATTACTTTAGAATATCTCCGTAAGCAGAAAAAAATAGTTCGTTCTTCTGTCTTCATTATTTGTGATCCTCAAGACCATGAGCAGATTGCTAGCTTTATTAAAAAAGAAAAGCACTATATTGTATCTGGAACTGCTCATGCTAATTCATTAGACAGATATCAGCGTCAAAAAACATTGAATCAACTCAATGAATTAGGTGTAACAGAGGTTTTTATATCTTGGGATGCTCTAAAAAATAGAATGTTTTTATGCTGGTTATTTCAAGCATCTGGTATTCAAGTACATATTTTACCGATGGAATTAAAACCAATTTATAAAAACATAGAATTTAATAAAATAGGTGGAATGCCTTGTCTGAGTTTGGATTGTCCGATAATTACAGGTAAGGATTTTTGGATAAAACGTACTTGTGATTTCTGTTTTGCAACTTTATTTGTAATGTTATCATTTCCGATTTATATAGCTATAGCTATAGCTATAAAACTGGACTCTCCTGGAACAGTATTTTACAGGCAAACCCGTATAGGTCTACATGGGCAACAATTCAAAGTATGGAAATTCAGAACTATGAGGTCTGATGCAGAAAAATTACAGAAAGAATTAGAAGCTTTAAATGAAACGAAAGATGGGATTATCTTTAAAATAAAAGATGACCCTCGTATTACTCGCGTTGGAAAATTTCTTCGGCGTTATAGTTTAGACGAATTACCTCAACTTTTTAACGTTATCTTTGGAGAAATGAGTATAGTAGGCCCCCGTCCGTTACCTACTAGAGATGTAGACAAGTTTTCTGAACATCATTTTATTAGACATGAAGTTTTACCTGGTATTACAGGTCTTTGGCAAGTCTCAGGTCGTTCAGACATTGTAGATTTTGAACAAGTGATAAATCTTGATCTGAACTACATTGAAAATTGGTCTCTTGGGTTGGACTTTGAAATTTTGCTCAAAACAGTTATGGTGGTTTTGAAAAAAGAAGGTGCCTACTAA
- a CDS encoding amino acid adenylation domain-containing protein, translating to MFEMQVERSPQSIAVMFENTQLTYWQLNQQANQLAHHLRALGVGPEVLVGICLERSLEMIVGLLGILKAGGAYVPLDPAYPSERLAFILKDTQTPVLLTQEKLLKNLPPHEAQVVCLDSNWQGNIQNSQENPVNKTTDDNLIYVIYTSGSTGQPKGVMIPHRGIRNQLYWRQTTFRLTQADKVLLTISFSFDPSVWQIFWPLCFGGQLIVARPGGHQDTAYLVKVITEQQITVLALVPSILRVLLEEKGIENCSFLRHITCGGEALPGELIERFFAKLDLDNVLHNCYGPTEASIDTTFWTCQRGTNSTIAPIGRPVANAEIHILDENLQPVPVGESGELHIGGIGLARGYLNRPELTIDKFIFNPFSSEPGSRLYKTGDLARYLSDGNIEFIGRIDYQVKIRGFRIELGEIEAILDQHPALTQTLVIAREDINGDKQLVAYVVANAEQIPSRVELRRFLQSQLPEYMVPAYFVFLDTLPLNPNGKIDRHALPAPDLSRQESEVTFIAPRNEVERKITQIWEQILGVQPIGVKDNFFEIGGNSILAVKLFWQIEKIFSKNLPLAILFQSGTVEALAKIICQEEDLAINLASVNTLDKSKSSWSSLVEIQPYGSKPPFFCIHGLGGEVLCFRELVLHLGLDQPFYGLQPQGLDGKQPLYTRIEDMATHYIQEIQTIQPNGPYFLGGYSFGGVVAFEMARQLQEQGQQVGILVMLDSCRPGYSWRAPFMKRVFLHLNNIAQQGPVYFWQRLVKWIYWSTQRLEKTYQRYLQGIIDFPANDNHLKIMDANTQAISEYIFSPYLGRAVLLRTDDQSRDDTIGTQYDPQFGWGDLVAGGLDIHYISGSHHNLFNEPHVQVLAETLRNCLIQAQSPNN from the coding sequence ATGTTTGAGATGCAAGTTGAGCGATCGCCCCAGTCCATTGCTGTAATGTTTGAAAATACACAACTTACTTATTGGCAGCTAAATCAGCAGGCTAATCAACTAGCACATCACCTACGTGCTTTAGGCGTTGGTCCTGAAGTACTTGTGGGCATTTGCCTAGAGCGCTCCTTGGAGATGATAGTAGGACTACTGGGAATTCTCAAAGCTGGAGGTGCTTACGTACCTTTAGATCCGGCATATCCCTCAGAGCGTTTAGCCTTCATATTGAAAGATACTCAGACACCAGTATTGTTAACCCAAGAAAAATTGCTCAAGAACTTGCCACCGCATGAAGCACAGGTGGTTTGTCTCGATTCAAATTGGCAAGGAAATATTCAAAACAGTCAAGAAAATCCTGTAAATAAAACGACAGATGATAATCTTATCTACGTAATTTACACATCTGGTTCTACAGGACAGCCCAAAGGTGTTATGATCCCTCACCGTGGTATCCGCAACCAACTCTACTGGCGGCAAACAACCTTTAGATTAACTCAGGCAGATAAGGTTTTATTGACTATTTCTTTTAGCTTCGATCCCTCAGTGTGGCAGATATTCTGGCCATTGTGCTTTGGAGGGCAATTGATCGTGGCTCGCCCTGGTGGACATCAAGACACTGCATACCTTGTGAAGGTCATTACTGAGCAGCAAATCACTGTCTTGGCCTTAGTACCTTCTATACTGCGTGTCTTACTAGAAGAAAAGGGAATTGAGAATTGCTCATTTCTGAGGCATATTACCTGTGGTGGTGAAGCTTTGCCTGGCGAACTAATAGAACGCTTTTTTGCCAAACTGGATTTGGACAATGTTCTCCACAATTGCTATGGCCCGACAGAAGCCTCTATTGATACCACTTTCTGGACTTGTCAGCGCGGCACTAATTCTACCATTGCTCCCATAGGTCGCCCCGTGGCCAATGCAGAGATTCACATCCTTGATGAAAATTTGCAGCCTGTGCCTGTTGGTGAATCAGGTGAACTGCACATTGGTGGTATTGGTTTGGCGCGAGGCTATCTTAACCGTCCAGAATTGACCATAGATAAGTTTATTTTCAATCCTTTTAGCTCTGAACCTGGGTCACGTCTTTACAAAACTGGGGACTTGGCACGTTACTTAAGCGATGGGAATATCGAGTTTATTGGTCGCATTGACTACCAAGTCAAGATTCGTGGCTTCCGAATTGAATTGGGAGAAATTGAAGCCATATTAGACCAACATCCTGCACTGACACAGACTCTCGTCATTGCTAGAGAGGATATTAATGGTGACAAACAACTTGTGGCTTATGTTGTTGCCAATGCAGAGCAAATTCCTAGTCGAGTTGAATTACGTCGTTTTTTGCAAAGTCAGCTACCTGAATATATGGTGCCTGCTTACTTTGTATTTTTGGACACCTTACCATTAAACCCTAATGGTAAAATAGACCGCCATGCTTTACCTGCACCCGATTTATCAAGACAAGAATCGGAAGTTACCTTTATTGCTCCTCGTAATGAAGTGGAGCGCAAGATAACACAGATTTGGGAACAGATTTTAGGTGTCCAACCCATTGGCGTAAAGGATAACTTCTTTGAGATAGGAGGAAACTCCATCTTGGCAGTAAAACTATTTTGGCAAATTGAGAAGATATTTAGTAAAAATCTTCCTCTTGCTATTCTCTTTCAGTCTGGGACTGTAGAGGCTCTAGCCAAAATAATCTGTCAAGAAGAAGATTTAGCAATAAACTTGGCTTCAGTAAATACCTTAGACAAATCAAAATCTAGCTGGTCATCCCTGGTAGAAATTCAACCCTATGGTTCCAAGCCACCTTTTTTCTGTATTCACGGACTCGGTGGAGAAGTCTTGTGTTTCCGTGAATTAGTATTGCATTTGGGGTTAGACCAACCATTCTATGGACTACAGCCACAAGGACTAGATGGAAAACAGCCCTTGTATACGCGGATAGAAGACATGGCAACTCATTACATTCAAGAAATCCAGACCATTCAACCCAATGGGCCTTATTTTCTGGGAGGTTATTCTTTTGGGGGTGTAGTTGCTTTTGAGATGGCTAGGCAACTCCAGGAGCAAGGTCAACAAGTTGGTATTTTAGTTATGCTTGATAGTTGCCGTCCAGGTTATAGTTGGCGGGCACCATTTATGAAGCGAGTTTTTTTGCATTTAAATAATATAGCTCAACAAGGACCTGTCTACTTTTGGCAAAGACTTGTGAAATGGATTTATTGGAGTACGCAGCGTCTCGAAAAGACATATCAGCGTTACTTGCAAGGGATAATTGATTTCCCTGCAAATGACAACCACTTAAAGATTATGGATGCTAACACTCAAGCCATCAGTGAATATATCTTTTCACCTTACCTTGGTCGAGCTGTTCTCTTGCGAACAGACGATCAGAGTCGGGACGATACTATAGGGACACAATACGATCCTCAATTCGGCTGGGGCGACCTAGTTGCTGGAGGATTAGATATCCATTACATTTCTGGATCTCACCATAACCTATTTAATGAACCGCATGTACAGGTGTTAGCCGAAACATTGAGAAATTGCTTAATCCAAGCGCAGTCTCCAAATAATTAA
- a CDS encoding aldo/keto reductase, producing the protein MLYRRFGRTELQMPVFSCGGMRYQFKWQDVPNNEIPADNQANLEATIRRAVEVGINHIETARGYGTSEMQLGRVLPQLPREKLIVQTKISPKEDAKEFRETFEQSLKNLQLDYVDLLGLHGINHTESLDYSIRPGGCLEVAQQLQAEGKVRFIGFSTHGSTDIIVQTINTNLFDYVNLHWYYINQWNWAAIEAAKRHDMGVFIISPSNKGGLLYEPPQKLVNLCAPLSPMVFNDLFCLSHQEVHTLSVGAAKPQDFDEHLKTLELVDRASEILPPILARLEEEAIATLGEDWVKSWETNLPTYEQTPGEVNIRVILWLRNLAIAYDLVDYGKMRYNLLGEGGHWFPGNKADRLEELNLQQCLARNPHADKIPQFLEQAHQMLAGEAVKRLSKT; encoded by the coding sequence ATGCTATATAGACGGTTTGGACGCACAGAATTACAGATGCCAGTGTTTTCCTGCGGTGGCATGAGATATCAGTTTAAGTGGCAGGATGTCCCCAATAATGAAATTCCTGCTGATAACCAGGCAAATCTGGAAGCGACGATTAGAAGGGCGGTGGAGGTTGGGATTAATCATATTGAAACTGCTCGTGGTTATGGCACTTCCGAAATGCAATTGGGAAGAGTTCTACCCCAGCTTCCCCGTGAAAAGTTGATTGTTCAAACCAAAATCAGTCCCAAGGAAGATGCGAAAGAATTCCGCGAGACATTTGAACAATCCTTGAAAAATCTTCAGCTAGATTATGTCGATCTACTGGGATTGCACGGTATCAACCATACTGAGTCATTAGACTATAGCATCCGTCCCGGTGGTTGCTTGGAAGTAGCACAGCAGTTGCAAGCAGAAGGAAAAGTTAGATTTATTGGTTTTTCCACACACGGATCAACAGATATAATTGTGCAGACAATTAATACCAATCTATTTGATTACGTGAACCTGCACTGGTACTACATTAATCAATGGAATTGGGCGGCAATTGAAGCAGCTAAACGCCACGATATGGGGGTGTTTATCATTAGTCCATCTAATAAAGGAGGTTTGTTGTATGAACCTCCACAAAAATTAGTGAATCTTTGCGCTCCTTTGAGTCCAATGGTGTTTAATGATTTGTTTTGTTTGAGTCATCAAGAGGTGCATACTCTGAGTGTGGGAGCAGCAAAACCACAAGATTTTGATGAACACCTGAAGACTTTAGAATTAGTAGATCGGGCATCAGAAATTTTGCCGCCCATCTTAGCAAGGTTGGAAGAAGAAGCGATCGCTACTTTGGGAGAAGATTGGGTAAAATCCTGGGAAACAAATCTACCAACTTACGAGCAAACCCCTGGTGAGGTCAACATTCGGGTGATTTTGTGGCTGCGGAATTTAGCGATCGCCTACGACCTGGTAGATTATGGCAAAATGCGCTACAACCTACTTGGTGAGGGCGGTCACTGGTTTCCTGGTAATAAAGCGGATCGGCTAGAGGAATTAAACTTGCAGCAATGTCTTGCCCGCAATCCTCATGCCGATAAAATCCCCCAATTTCTGGAGCAAGCGCATCAGATGTTGGCGGGTGAAGCGGTCAAACGTCTATCTAAGACTTGA
- a CDS encoding hemolysin family protein translates to MSSITFEILIILVLIIANGVFSMSEMAIVSARKVRLQQLANQGDAKAMAALKLAESPNHFLSTVQVGISLIGILTGAFGGATIANRLAVYVKLVPFLAPYSEPISFGVVVLIITYLSLIVGELVPKRLALNNPERIASTVAIPMRALSAIASPMVYLLSASTDLILRVLGITASTEPQVTEEEIKILIEQGTEAGTFEEAEQDMVERVFRLGDRPVSYLMTPRPDIVWLDLEDTAEENRQKMVDSAYSRYPVCQAGLDNVLGVIPVTDLLARSFRGEALDLTVGLRQPVFVPESTRGLKVLELFKQTITHMALVVDEYGVIQGLVTLNDIMSEIVGDVPSTDGQDQPQAVQREDGSWLLDGMLPVEEFLELFGMEEWESEERGSYQTLGGFVITHLGRIPAAADHFEWQSMRIEVMDMDGNRVDKVLVVPKATKSADTKKSD, encoded by the coding sequence ATGTCCTCCATCACTTTTGAAATTTTAATCATTTTGGTGCTAATTATTGCCAACGGCGTGTTTTCTATGTCTGAGATGGCGATTGTCTCAGCCCGGAAAGTCAGGCTACAGCAGCTTGCCAATCAAGGAGATGCCAAGGCAATGGCAGCATTGAAATTAGCGGAGTCTCCAAATCATTTCCTGTCAACTGTTCAAGTGGGTATTTCCCTGATCGGTATCCTAACTGGTGCTTTTGGAGGAGCAACAATTGCCAACCGACTGGCAGTCTATGTAAAACTTGTACCCTTTTTAGCACCTTATAGTGAACCGATATCTTTTGGAGTAGTGGTTTTGATCATTACCTATTTGTCACTCATTGTTGGCGAATTAGTACCAAAGCGTCTGGCATTAAACAACCCAGAAAGAATTGCCTCGACTGTAGCTATTCCAATGCGTGCCTTATCAGCGATCGCTTCGCCAATGGTATATCTCTTAAGTGCTTCTACAGATTTGATCTTACGAGTGCTGGGAATTACAGCTTCTACTGAGCCGCAAGTCACCGAAGAAGAAATAAAAATCTTAATTGAGCAAGGCACTGAGGCGGGAACCTTTGAGGAAGCCGAACAGGATATGGTAGAGCGAGTCTTTCGTTTAGGCGATCGCCCCGTCAGCTACTTAATGACACCCCGTCCCGATATCGTCTGGTTAGATTTAGAAGACACTGCCGAAGAAAATCGCCAAAAAATGGTTGATAGTGCCTATTCTCGCTATCCAGTTTGTCAGGCGGGACTTGACAACGTGCTGGGTGTAATACCTGTCACCGACTTATTAGCCAGGAGTTTCCGAGGAGAAGCGCTAGACTTAACAGTGGGCTTGCGACAGCCCGTATTCGTGCCAGAAAGTACCCGTGGATTAAAAGTTTTGGAATTGTTCAAGCAAACCATTACTCACATGGCACTAGTAGTGGATGAATACGGCGTAATACAAGGATTAGTTACTCTCAACGACATCATGAGCGAAATCGTAGGTGATGTTCCTTCAACAGATGGACAGGATCAACCCCAAGCTGTGCAACGCGAAGATGGTTCCTGGCTTTTGGATGGGATGTTACCTGTAGAGGAGTTTTTAGAACTTTTTGGTATGGAAGAGTGGGAATCCGAGGAACGCGGCAGTTATCAAACCTTGGGCGGTTTTGTCATCACCCATTTAGGTCGTATTCCTGCCGCCGCAGATCATTTTGAATGGCAAAGTATGCGAATTGAAGTGATGGATATGGATGGGAACCGCGTTGACAAAGTGCTAGTGGTACCGAAGGCAACTAAATCAGCAGATACGAAAAAATCTGACTAG